Proteins co-encoded in one Papaver somniferum cultivar HN1 chromosome 5, ASM357369v1, whole genome shotgun sequence genomic window:
- the LOC113279880 gene encoding uncharacterized protein LOC113279880, with protein sequence MGGSQFSGLPNGKIVQCKFYLADAGFANMPQFITPYRGVRYHLKEFGGNRPKYAKELFNLRHASLRNAIELAIGILKRRFTILQLQPQYPFESQVKIVLACCILHNHIRRECINDLIFDDENLQNLLETDPRMQQDSECPTLGINRQREVASELRTSIADAMWNDYQRSRRG encoded by the exons ATGGGTGGCTCTCAGTTCAGTGGTCTTCCAAATG GGAAAATTGTACAAT GTAAATTTTATCTCGCTGATGCAGGATTCGCCAATATGCCGCAGTTTATTACTCCATATCGTGGTGTCCGTTATCACTTGAAGGAATTTGGTGGAAATCGTCCAAAATATGCAAAGGAATTATTCAATCTCCGACATGCATCGTTACGGAATGCAATTGAACTTGCTATCGGTATACTTAAAAGACGCTTCACTATTTTGCAACTGCAGCCTCAATATCCATTCGAATCACAAGTGAAAATTGTACTTGCATGTTGCATCCTTCATAACCACATCCGCAGAGAGTGCATTAATGACTTGATTTTCGATGACGAGAACTTACAAAACCTACTAGAAACCGATCCAAGAATGCAACAAGACAGTGAATGCCCTACACTTGGGATAAATAGACAACGAGAAGTAGCTTCAGAACTTCGAACTTCAATCGCAGATGCAATGTGGAATGATTATCAGCGTAGCCGCCGCGGCTAA